DNA from Scheffersomyces stipitis CBS 6054 chromosome 1, whole genome shotgun sequence:
GATGATCTTTGATATTCCAAAGCAAAAGTGTTCCCTTAAACCAGTTTAGACTGAAACAACCGAATGTAATCAGGGTAGATGAGAAGGCATTAAGCTGTGGTGTTTGGCTCAAAAAGAGATTCTACACAATATTGGACTTTGATTTGTATATTGGCTATACAAGAATATGGCAGGCCATACTGATGCTGAAAAGAGGTTGTTGAAAAAAGTTATGAATAtagaactgaaaaatttgaactAATTGGGAAATGTCCGGGTAAGACATGGAGACTGCATAGCTGGAGAGGGCCAAAGTATACCGGGCTCAAGAGCACCAGCCAAGGGGGAGTGTCGGACAGCCGATGGGTCTGCTAATGGGAAGGGATTGGAAGCGAGTTAAGACGGAAAAAGAAAACGTTTTGTTGAAACCACTTTGGACCAAACATGAGAATTCCAGAGCTGTGTCAAATGGAAGCTCCAGAgttgggtgcaaaatctgaGTATAATATTTGTTGCGAAATCCAAAATGCAGACCTTAACTATGGGCTGAGCATCTTATCTATCTACGTATACTCTTATATATCGGCACTATAGCAAAACTTTACTGGCTGACACATCTCGGCTGTAACATAAATATCTGTTAAATCCGCCTCAACAAAGTGTTACCCAATCTCGTGCTGGCCACCTAAATTTGAGCTTTTAATTGTGTGCTTTTAACTGTGTGGTCTTAACTGTGTGCCCGTTTCTCAGCCTAGCCAACATTTCTCCCAAAAATTCGTGTGTCAAAAGCGTGCACCGCCAAATTCCTCAACAAAAGCGCGTGAATGTTGGGATGGGTCTGGCGCTATTCTGGCAACCGCACCCGTGCCGCAGTACACAACAGCTTGGCTGCAACGGTGTCGAAAATTGTTGGAACCTGCTGAATCTTTTTTCGGGCCGCATGCAGGCTGCAGCCCACCAGATATCAATGCTCCATATATAAGTCGATGATTTCTACAAATGAACGAATTGTatctcttttcttgaactgTAGTTCTGATTTCTCACTTCTATAGTAATTCTAATCTCCTTTCACCATGAGGCCAGAAATCGAACAGGAATTGTCCCACACCTTGTTAACAGAATTGTTAGCTTACCAGTTTGCCTCTCCAGTCAGATGGATTGAAACCCAGGATGTCTTCTTGAAGCAACACAACACCGAGAGAGTTGTAGAAATCGGTCCTTCGCCCACTTTGGCAGGTATGGCCTCCAGAACCATCAAGGCCAAGTACGAATCGTATGATGCCGCTCTTTCCTTGCAAAGACAGGTCTTGTGCTACTCCAAGGATGCTAAGGAAATCTACTACACTCCTGATCCAGCCGATATTGCCCCTccagccaaagaagaagctccAGCTCCAGCTGTTACAccagctgctgctgctccagttgctgctgctccagTTGCCGCTGCTCCAGTTGCTTCTGCTGGCCCTGCCGCTGCTATTCCAGACGAGCCAGTCACCgccaagttgttgttgcacGTGCTTGTAGcccagaagttgaagaagccTTTGGATGCCGTGCCTATGTCCAAGGCCATCAAGGATTTGGTCAACGGTAAGTCTACTGTACAGAACGAAATCTTGGGTGACTTGGGTAAGGAATTCGGCTCTACTCCAGAAAAGCCAGAAGACACTCCATTGGAAGAGTTGGCTGAACTGTTCCAGGACACTTTCAACGGCCAATTGGGTAAgacttcttcctctttgtTAGGTAGATTGATGTCGTCAAAGATGCCAGGTGGTTTTTCCATCACTGTTGCCAGAAAGTACTTGGAGTCCACTTATGGTTTGGGTGCTGGTAGACAAGATTCTGTCTTGTTGTTGGCCTTAACCAACGAACCAGCTGCAAGATTGGCATCTGACGCTGAGGCCAAGTCCTTCTTAGACTCCATGGCTACCAAGTACGCTGGTATCGCTGGTATTTCCTTGAGTTCCGGTGCTTCAGGTGCTGGCTCTGGCGGTGCTGGTGCCGGAGGAGCTGTTGTAGACTCTGCTGCTTTAGACGCCTTGACTGCtgaaaacaagaagttggctaAACAACAATTGGAAGTCTTGGCCAGATACTTGCAAGTCGATTTGAACAAGGGAGCCAAGTCTttcatcaaagaaaaggaagctACTGCTGTGTTGCAGAAGGAGTTGGACTTGTGGGAAGAAGAGCATGGCGAATTCTACGCCAACGGAATTAAACCCTCTTTCTCCGCTAAGAAGTCCAGAACATATGACTCGTACTGGAACTGGGCTAGACAAGACGTTTTGTCTATGTACTTTGACATCATCTTTGGCAAGTTGACCTCTATTGACAGAGAAACAATTGACCAATGTATCCAGATCATGAACAGATCCAACCCaaccttgatcaagttcatgCAATACCACATCGACCATTGCCCAGAATACAAGGGAGAAACATACcagttggccaagaagttgggtCAACAATTGATCGACAACTGTAAGCAAACTGCCACTGCAGACCCTGTTTACAAGGATGTAGCCAGAATTACTGGTCCTAAGACAACCGTAGATGCTAAGGGTAAGATTGTCtacgaagaagttgaaaaggatGCCGTTAGAAAGTTTGAACAGTACGTCTACGAAATGGCTCAGGGTGGTAAGATGACTAAGATCGAACAGCCTACaatcaaagaagacttgGCAAGAGTCTACAGAGCTATCAGTAAGCAGGCTTCTAAGGCCAACAAATTGGAACTTCAGAAGTTGTACGACGAGTTGATCAGTCATGTTGAGGCTTCTTCTGAGATCGAAACCCAGCAGTCTACAAAGTCTATCTTACAAGCTGCTACTGGTACTTCGACTCCggttgatgaagacgagTTGTCTACTGCTTCtgacgatgacgaaatCGCCTCATTGCCAGACAGAACTTCTATCTTACAACCTGTCTCGTCTACCATTCCTAACGAAACCATTCCTTTCTTGCATATTCAGAGAAAGACCAAGTCTGGCTGGGAGTACGACCGTAAGTTGTCATCTGTCTACTTAGACGGTTTGGAATCGGCTGCTATCAACGGTTTGACCTTTAAGGACAAGTATGTATTGCTTACCGGTGCTGGTTTCGGTTCCATTGGTGCTGCCATCTTGCAAGGTTTGCTTTCTGGTGGTGCCAAGGTGATTATCTCAACTTCGAGATTCTCCAAGAGCGTGACCGAGTATTTCCAGAACATGTATGCTAGATACGGTTCTACTGGGTCGATCTTGACCGTTGTTCCATTCAACCAGGGTTCGAAACAGGATGTAGAGGCTTTAGTGAACTACATTTACGACGACCCAAAGAAGGGTGGTTTAGGATGGGACTTGGATGTAATTATTCCATTCGCTGCTATCCCAGAAAACGGTAACGGTTTGGACAACATTGACTCCAAGTCTGAGTACGCTCACAGAATCATgttgaccaacttgttgagattgttggGAGCTGTCAAGTCGAGAAAGACAACTGACACTAGACCAGCTCAATGTATCTTGCCTTTGTCGCCTAACCACGGAACTTTTGGTTTCGATGGTTTGTACTCCGAGTCCAAGATCTCATTGGAAACCTTGTTCAACAGATGGTACTCTGAAGACTGGGGAACCAAGTTGACTATCTGTGGTGCCATCATTGGTTGGACCAGAGGTACTGGTTTGATGGGAGGCAACAACATAATTGCTGAGGgcattgaaaagttgggAGTCAGAACCTTCTCGCAAAAGGAAATGGCTTTCAACATCTTGGGTTTGATGACTCCTGCCATTGTACAGTTGTGTCAAGAAGAGCCAGTGATGGCCGACTTGAACGGTGGATTGCAGTTTATcgagaacttgaaggaattcacttccaagttgagagCTGACTTGACTGAAACTGCTGAAGTCAGAAGAGCTGTTTCCATCGAAACATCCATTGAACAAAAGGTAGTTAACGGAGACAATGTTGATGCCAACTACTCCAAGGTCACTGTACAGCCTAGAGCCAATATGAAGTTCGACTTCCCTACCTTGAAACCTTACGaagagatcaagaagatttctcCAGATTTAGAAGGCATGTTGGACTTGTCCAGTGTCATTGTCGTCACCGGTTTCTCTGAAGTTGGTCCATGGGGTAATGCCAGAACCAGATGGGAGATGGAATCCAAAGG
Protein-coding regions in this window:
- the FAS2 gene encoding Fatty acid synthase subunit alpha Includes: Acyl carrier 3-oxoacyl-[acyl-carrier-protein] reductase (Beta-ketoacyl reductase) 3-oxoacyl-[acyl-carrier-protein] synthase (Beta-ketoacyl synthase); the protein is MRPEIEQELSHTLLTELLAYQFASPVRWIETQDVFLKQHNTERVVEIGPSPTLAGMASRTIKAKYESYDAALSLQRQVLCYSKDAKEIYYTPDPADIAPPAKEEAPAPAVTPAAAAPVAAAPVAAAPVASAGPAAAIPDEPVTAKLLLHVLVAQKLKKPLDAVPMSKAIKDLVNGKSTVQNEILGDLGKEFGSTPEKPEDTPLEELAESFQDTFNGQLGKTSSSLLGRLMSSKMPGGFSITVARKYLESTYGLGAGRQDSVLLLALTNEPAARLASDAEAKSFLDSMATKYAGIAGISLSSGASGAGSGGAGAGGAVVDSAALDALTAENKKLAKQQLEVLARYLQVDLNKGAKSFIKEKEATAVLQKELDLWEEEHGEFYANGIKPSFSAKKSRTYDSYWNWARQDVLSMYFDIIFGKLTSIDRETIDQCIQIMNRSNPTLIKFMQYHIDHCPEYKGETYQLAKKLGQQLIDNCKQTATADPVYKDVARITGPKTTVDAKGKIVYEEVEKDAVRKFEQYVYEMAQGGKMTKIEQPTIKEDLARVYRAISKQASKANKLELQKLYDELISHVEASSEIETQQSTKSILQAATGTSTPVDEDELSTASDDDEIASLPDRTSILQPVSSTIPNETIPFLHIQRKTKSGWEYDRKLSSVYLDGLESAAINGLTFKDKYVLLTGAGFGSIGAAILQGLLSGGAKVIISTSRFSKSVTEYFQNMYARYGSTGSILTVVPFNQGSKQDVEALVNYIYDDPKKGGLGWDLDVIIPFAAIPENGNGLDNIDSKSEYAHRIMLTNLLRLLGAVKSRKTTDTRPAQCILPLSPNHGTFGFDGLYSESKISLETLFNRWYSEDWGTKLTICGAIIGWTRGTGLMGGNNIIAEGIEKLGVRTFSQKEMAFNILGLMTPAIVQLCQEEPVMADLNGGLQFIENLKEFTSKLRADLTETAEVRRAVSIETSIEQKVVNGDNVDANYSKVTVQPRANMKFDFPTLKPYEEIKKISPDLEGMLDLSSVIVVTGFSEVGPWGNARTRWEMESKGEFSLEGAIEMAWIMGLIKYHNGNLKGKPYSGWVDAKTQVPVDDKDIKAKYEEQILDHSGIRLIEPELFHGYDPKKKQMIQEVVIQHDLEPFETSKETAEHYKHEHGDKCEIFEIEESGEYTVRILKGATLYVPKALRFDRLVAGQIPTGWNAKTYGIPEDTISQVDPITLYVLVSTVEALLSAGITDPYEFYKYVHVSEVGNCSGSGMGGVTALRGMFKDRYADRPVQNDILQESFINTMSAWVNMLLLSSSGPIKTPVGACATAVESVDIGIETILSGKAKICIVGGYDDFQEEGSYEFANMNATSNSLEEFEHGRTPKEMSRPSTTTRNGFMEAQGSGIQVIMTADLALRMGVPIQAVLAMTATASDKIGRSVPAPGKGILTTAREHHGDLKYPSPLLNIKYRSRQLKQRLDQIKIWEESEINFLNDEAVLAKEQYGAEFSIKDFLRERTEEIHRESKRQVSDAKQQWGNNFYKSDPRIAPLRGALAAFNLTIDDLGVASFHGTSTAANDKNESITINAMMKHLGRSEGNPVFGVFQKYLTGHPKGAAGAWMLNGAIQILQSGIVPGNRNADNVDKVMEGFEYVLYPSRSIQTDGIKAVSVTSFGFGQKGAQAIVVHPDYLFAVLDQATYEEYASKVSARNKRTYRYMHNAITRNTMFVAKDKAPYDDDLEQPVYLDPLARVEDNKKSLTFSKKGIQSNKAYVGSVADATAKALSTLNKSSKGVGVDVELLSAINLENETFVERNFTAAEVAYCTKSSFPQASFTGTWSAKEAVFKALGVKSQGAGASLIDIEIVRDGNGAPKVVLNGTAKAAASKAGVKNVSVSISHDDFQATAVALSEF